AAACTTTGCCACATTCTCACATTTTTATACATTAAGCTGATTTCCTGCGTTCAGTTTTCCCATCCCAATTTATTGTAGTTTCTTATTGATAGTATACTTAATAGATCAAACGACTTAATTGCAGGTTTTATCGTCGTTGCCTTTCGATTACGCCTTGCTTACAAAAGCACGCAAAATCAACTacttgactttaaaaaaaaaattaaaaatgtcttcgcAAAGTAATACCAGTGTCCACTGAACGACAATGTACAGGAAGAAGAATCTTTGTGTAGGATCAGTAGTCGCTCTGTTTCTTCTTCGCCTCGTTGTTGTCCTCCTCGAGTTcctctttcctgaaaaaaaaaacattataaatttGTCACTATTTCACCTTTAAAGTAGACGGAACAGATTtccaattaaagaaattactttcttctGCAATTCCAGGGGGTATAATTGTCCAAACTTGTCGAAAGTGACTTTAAGATtgtcaatttattgttatttttgttgattttttacaGATAAGGTTAACTTTTTCAGCTTCTCAAGTTACCTCCATCGTCATAACGTGTAGTATCGCATCGAATTTGACTAATTATTTCCGAGTATATTGCATACTAAAGAAACGCTAATTCAAAGCCAATTTTAGAAAGCCTTCTGTGAAAAAATTCTGGCTCCCAGCGTTAGACAAAATCAAAGTCTTTTTCGAGGCATTTTATggatgaaaaacaaagacaaaaacaaacaaaaaattacgaCAACTGAGTAAACTGAATAAGTTAAGTGTGCTAATCGGTTTATCGTagaaaattgctcattctaatcagacttacccttttttcataaaatcaaatgtcacgttatccccCATCAACACAAACGGAGCCCATTGGGAAGGTTTGGAGAATCCATTACTTCTCAACCATTGaacggcctggtgaagagattcacttgcactttctccacgcacaaggtgtttatagaaatgtttcatgaGCTTCGCCGTTGCTTTGTCTTCTatagcccacgatgctaccaacactgaacgtgcaccagatgctaagaatgctcgagcgattccaataactccttcttttttaaccaatccacgcccactgtgacaacagctgagtactaccagtttagctcgcacttgaactccttcaaTGTCGGACATTgtcaggaggtagtcttcctcttgtGGAGTACTGTTAGTAGTACATTGAGGagagagggcaatctctcctctttcgaCATCTCCATGTGCGGCAACATGTATCAGACTCACTGAAGGTATTGCTTGAAGAACcgcctgctttgttgcgcgACTTCCCAATAAAGGCTGAACGCCCAGCAGTTGACCAACCATTTCTGCTTCCTTACTTGCACAGAACAATGGTGTAATGTCAGTGAGACGTCCATTGTATTGCACTTTGCCAACCGTAGGATCACCCACAACCAGTCCGCCAGtttgactgtgatagtctgctGGACATTCTTGAATAAGCCGGAGAGTTGTCAATGAAGGGACGATGCGTATTCTGTACTTCTCCGATAAATACTTTCCGGCTTGTTCATCGcgcaaggcagcaaatgggactcggtacgAAAAACGATCCGGTACAATAATGATTTCGGGCTCTGTGAGTAAATCTACCACAGGTGCGATGATCCATTCGTAGCACAAATGATGACTTCCTCCGGTATCTTTGGTTTCGTCACCTCGCAGATTTGTTTGGCTCTCTTCATGAAGAGATGTCGTCATGTTGTCACCCAGCGATCGGTCTTCGCAGTTCGCTGTGGGTAAAACACCAAAGCATTtggcgctctttttgaaaactccTTCCACTTCGCAAACTTGCTCAGCAATAAGAGTGTCTATTTTCACTTCGTCtgtttttcgaaagaaaatgtctccatttgctttcaatacCCAGAGCAGAACTTGCCGATCTTCatacgaaatgtacaaaaaaacactgttactttctcttctcgcgatgttttcaatcccgaaCCGTCGATCAACTGAGATGTGGCTTTCAGCGGAGTACTTGTCTGCCATGAGTTCTGCGAGGACTCTTGCTCGTCCCAGCTCCTCAGCATAGAGAGCATCTTGAAATTTTCCGGTACCACAAAGGAGGTAAGTGAGTAACTTGTAGGGAAAAGTACCGTGTTTCTCTAatagagaaattttaaattcactgtttcctttctgAAGAGTTCtgattttttcatatttctcaaTAGCTTGAAAAAGATATTTCGTTGCCTCCACAACCTCGAACTGCAATATCTTTAAAACTGTAATACCGAGAAGGCTTTGAAACTCAGTCATTTTGTGTCCAATTTGGCTGCTTAAGGAACAagctttctgtaaataatatGTTGCCTTATCATATTCACTAAACGATCGGGATAGACTGCCAACGGATAGGTATAGCTGTGCTTCGCAGTCTCTATTGCCGCATTCTCTGCGGATTGTAAGCACCTTCTCACAATGTTCTTTTGCCTTCTGAATGTCATTTACAGAAGCAGAGACATGTGCCAAACCTACAATAGCCATGACTTCCAGTTCTCTGTCACCGATTGCAATACTGACGCCGACTGCTTTGTCCAAATATTCTTTAGCTTGCCGTTTTTTATTGAGATTACTGTACACCATTCCAAGATTGGAGTAGGCTAAACCTTctcctcgtctgtcgccaatttctatcgcgatggcaagtgctttctcgcgatattctttagcattctgatattcgccaagggaataaaacacacttccgaggttcccgtatcttcttccttctcctgctctgtcgccaatttctatcgcgatggcaagtgcctTCTCGTGATATGCtctagcattctgatattcgccaaaggaatgaaacacacttccgaggttcccgtatgttgttccttctcctgctctgtcgccaatttctatcgcgatggcaagtgctttctcgagatattctttagcattctgatattcgccaagggaacaAAACATaattccgaggttcccgtatgttgttccttctcctgctctgtcgccaatttctatcgcgatggcaagtgctttctcgagatattctttagcattctgatattcgccaagggaatcaaacacacttccgaggttcccgtatgttgttccttctcctgctctgtcgccaatttctatcgcgatggcaagtgctttctcgtgatattctctagcattctgatattcgccaagggaatcaaacacacttccgaggttgCCGTATGTttttccttctcctgctctgtggccagtttctatcgcgatggtaagtgctttctcgtgatattctttagcattctgatattctccAAGGTAAttaaacacatttccgaggttcccgtatgttgttccttctcctgctctgtcgccaatttctatggcgatggcaagtgctttctcgtgatattctctagcattctgatattcgccaagggaatcaaacacacttccgaggttgccgtatgttgttccttctcctgctctgtcgccaatttctatcgcgatggcaagtgctttctcgagatattctttagcattctgatattcgccaagggaataaaacacacttccgaggttcccgtatcttgtttcttctcctgctctgtcgccaatttctatcgcgattgcaagtgctttctcgtgatattctttagcattctgatattcgccaagggaataaaacacatttccgaggttcccgtatcttgttccttctcctactctgtcgccaatttctatcgcgatggcaagtgctttctcttgatattctttagccttctgatattctccTAGGCTAGTACAGACAATTCCGAGTCTTCCGTTAGCCactgcttcttttcttttgtgaccaatTGTTTTCATGATGGTGAGTGCGCATTGAAGGAGTTGCTTTGCCTCTACAAACCGGCTTTGTGCTATATTTATGTCTCCCAGTTCGATGATTAGTCTCCAGGCATGGTTAAATGTGTCAAGAAGTTTGGTGGCATGTCTTTCTGCATCTGTGTAACCAGAGATGGCGTAGTACGCATTGAATAGTACATCGGAGATATCAAGGTGACTCCCAGAGTTAAGGTTTTTAAGTAGAATTAaacattcattacataactcagtcgctcgtaggccacgatcagtgttcagaagaaatatgacgacatttAAACCTATCTGGACTGATTTTAGGATTTCTGCAGCGTCACTCATAACGGCTCTCTCCTGTTTGTTGTCGTAagaaagaatcaacaaaaaaaggaagcttaaaaaaaagtaacactGATAAATGTTCGAGTTTCTAAACATGACGCGGGAATTTTCCTACAAGTTCGTTACGTGAAACACGATCAGGATCCTCACTCTGCTGCCCTTCAAAAACCAGGGACTAACTCAGCTCTGATATCCGTTGTTATTCGTTTCAAAATCGAGGCAAATCAATATATCTTAAATCGATTCGGAGATATCCATCTACGTGACGCACAAACGGCCCCAAGCtctagctgtgagatgatcatcttgcacaataacagaCGGAACTTTAAGAGTttttatgggaatatttacgaccgctctaaggaataaaaaattacgccaaattctcaataaaaataccccaacttacttccacagtgtatcacttgttatctgaccgcttactctgatgaaaagaaaccattttAGTGAGTTGTCCATTTCTAGGTGTTATACGTACATAGGAAAAACCTCGAAATGGGCAACTCgttaaaatgggttcttttcatcagaGAAAGCGGTCTAATAATTCCGCCTTGACTGTtgttgcgcaagatgatcatctcacagctggagcttgggctgcctgtgcgTGACATATATATTTAGTTTCGTTGCGTGGTGGAAAAATTTGATGGACATaaatccaacaaaaaaaatcacattctACAATTAAACGAGGTATAAAACTGTTCAGTTGATCCCAGATGGAAATATTTGTGCAAGATTTGTGTTGGTATTTCTAACCGTTTGTTCCATCGAGATCAAGCCGGCATGTCAGTCTTAGGAACTCGCAtaattaatttgagaaaaattcaacCCAACTTTTCAACCGCTCACATGATGGTTTGTTTTTCAGACGAAGGAAAATCTTTCTATTTCATTCAATTACATACGTGTTACTTCAGTAACTGATATACcaacttctccaaattttttgtttcgtaaaataataaagtcaatttcattcatggaaatgaaactgaggaagcaataaaaatgcagaaattaaataaaacgaACAGCTCACCTTTTGGGAACAGAACATGCCTTTTACATTGGTGCGTGATAGTGtgactaatgaaaacaaaaataagaaaatgaaatgagactTT
This is a stretch of genomic DNA from Pocillopora verrucosa isolate sample1 chromosome 12, ASM3666991v2, whole genome shotgun sequence. It encodes these proteins:
- the LOC136277474 gene encoding tetratricopeptide repeat protein 28-like: MTEFQSLLGITVLKILQFEVVEATKYLFQAIEKYEKIRTLQKGNSEFKISLLEKHGTFPYKLLTYLLCGTGKFQDALYAEELGRARVLAELMADKYSAESHISVDRRFGIENIARRESNSVFLYISYEDRQVLLWVLKANGDIFFRKTDEVKIDTLIAEQVCEVEGVFKKSAKCFGVLPTANCEDRSLGDNMTTSLHEESQTNLRGDETKDTGGSHHLCYEWIIAPVVDLLTEPEIIIVPDRFSYRVPFAALRDEQAGKYLSEKYRIRIVPSLTTLRLIQECPADYHSQTGGLVVGDPTVGKVQYNGRLTDITPLFCASKEAEMVGQLLGVQPLLGSRATKQAVLQAIPSVSLIHVAAHGDVERGEIALSPQCTTNSTPQEEDYLLTMSDIEGVQVRAKLVVLSCCHSGRGLVKKEGVIGIARAFLASGARSVLVASWAIEDKATAKLMKHFYKHLVRGESASESLHQAVQWLRSNGFSKPSQWAPFVLMGDNVTFDFMKKG